One segment of Pseudodesulfovibrio sp. 5S69 DNA contains the following:
- a CDS encoding ABC transporter permease, protein MNKLIAFWNILAKDMRTYYLKPPNVSWGIIFPLAWTAMFFIRSGSGLESIPQLLPGVVAISILFGTTSMLAVTVTFEKKNRSFERLLLAPMSFELLMLAKTSGAIFFGVCNAFVPVIMALFLTDLAQIAWAQFIPAVILIAVASTFQGLFIAVAVSEVFEAQTFSNFFRFPMIFLCGLFFPIERLPALLQPVSYVLPLTYGADVLHGAVHGGHILPWYLDLPVLGLFCAALFWASLRNIRRRWIA, encoded by the coding sequence ATGAACAAGCTGATCGCCTTCTGGAATATCTTGGCAAAAGACATGCGCACCTACTATCTGAAACCGCCGAACGTGAGCTGGGGCATCATCTTCCCCCTGGCGTGGACAGCCATGTTCTTCATCCGCTCCGGGAGCGGGCTGGAAAGCATTCCGCAGCTACTCCCCGGCGTGGTGGCCATCTCCATCCTGTTCGGCACCACCTCCATGCTCGCGGTCACGGTGACCTTCGAGAAGAAAAACCGCTCCTTCGAACGGCTGTTGCTGGCACCCATGTCATTTGAGCTCCTGATGCTTGCCAAGACGAGCGGGGCGATCTTTTTCGGCGTGTGCAACGCCTTTGTACCCGTGATCATGGCCCTGTTCCTGACCGACCTCGCCCAGATCGCCTGGGCGCAGTTCATCCCCGCAGTGATCCTCATCGCGGTGGCCTCCACGTTCCAGGGACTGTTCATCGCGGTGGCCGTCAGCGAGGTGTTCGAGGCGCAGACCTTTTCCAACTTCTTCCGTTTTCCCATGATCTTCCTGTGCGGGCTCTTCTTCCCCATCGAGAGGCTGCCCGCCCTGCTCCAGCCCGTGTCCTACGTACTGCCCCTGACTTACGGGGCCGACGTCCTGCATGGTGCTGTCCATGGCGGCCACATTCTGCCATGGTATCTGGACTTGCCTGTACTCGGCCTGTTCTGTGCGGCGCTGTTCTGGGCGAGCCTTCGAAACATCCGGAGGCGGTGGATTGCCTGA
- a CDS encoding DNA-methyltransferase: MIDLRKQDHLGVTSSSEDGDIHNDDAFLFLENCPSHRYEAIITDPPFEIGIAGKDWDCKKLRIDVLAYQFHRVLKPGGNVFVFCSDFQFGDWYRELSRYFTKLRKYAWCKPDSRGTNKGMFQESFELGLHVCSENSYFDKEGRYKNYVVAGKTSGNERMMPDPDEEWSTKKGEKTLHPTQKKLSVIETLVTALSKEDDTILDPFAGTGTLGVAAKNLGRKFEMVEYGFRNHIAAWDRILGEE; the protein is encoded by the coding sequence GTGATTGATTTACGGAAACAAGACCATCTGGGGGTAACCTCGTCGTCCGAAGACGGCGACATCCACAACGATGATGCGTTCCTTTTTTTGGAGAATTGTCCTTCCCACCGGTACGAGGCCATAATCACCGACCCGCCTTTCGAGATCGGTATCGCCGGCAAGGATTGGGATTGCAAAAAGCTTCGGATCGACGTTCTAGCCTACCAATTCCATCGCGTTCTGAAACCTGGCGGCAATGTCTTTGTGTTCTGCTCGGATTTCCAATTCGGCGATTGGTATCGAGAGCTTTCCCGCTATTTTACCAAGTTGCGCAAATATGCCTGGTGCAAACCGGATTCACGAGGCACCAACAAGGGGATGTTTCAGGAGAGCTTCGAACTCGGGCTGCATGTGTGCTCAGAAAATTCATATTTCGACAAGGAAGGCCGCTATAAAAATTATGTGGTCGCTGGAAAAACATCAGGGAATGAACGGATGATGCCTGACCCCGATGAGGAATGGTCAACCAAGAAGGGCGAAAAGACCCTTCACCCAACGCAAAAAAAATTGTCGGTAATTGAGACTCTGGTTACCGCATTGAGCAAAGAAGACGACACCATTCTTGATCCCTTTGCCGGCACCGGGACGCTTGGGGTCGCAGCCAAAAATTTGGGCAGAAAATTCGAGATGGTCGAGTACGGCTTCCGAAACCACATTGCGGCATGGGACAGGATTCTAGGGGAAGAGTGA
- a CDS encoding RNA polymerase sigma factor has product MPDRSRSQLPDEVLLEASGNGDRQAFGELVRRHQSWAWGVACRFLGSGNDAEDIVQAAFIRLLGASGRYRRTARFKTFFHVIISRLCLDHAKRKKTEQADDYPELADSSPGQEEALIMNQNAARVRRALDALPPRPRMAVVLRYYEGLGYDEMAVVLETSRKGVERLLSRGREALRDKLGSR; this is encoded by the coding sequence TTGCCTGATAGGTCCCGATCGCAACTCCCGGACGAAGTCCTGTTGGAGGCCTCGGGCAACGGGGACCGGCAGGCCTTCGGGGAACTCGTCCGACGCCACCAGTCCTGGGCCTGGGGCGTTGCCTGCCGTTTTCTCGGCTCCGGGAACGATGCCGAAGACATCGTCCAGGCCGCCTTCATCAGGCTGCTCGGCGCGTCTGGCCGCTATCGCCGTACCGCGCGTTTCAAGACCTTCTTCCACGTCATCATCTCCCGGCTCTGCCTGGATCATGCCAAAAGAAAAAAAACGGAACAGGCGGACGACTATCCGGAATTGGCCGATTCGTCTCCCGGGCAGGAGGAGGCGTTGATAATGAACCAGAACGCGGCCCGCGTGCGCCGGGCATTGGACGCTCTCCCTCCCAGGCCTCGCATGGCCGTCGTGCTTCGGTACTATGAAGGGCTCGGTTATGATGAAATGGCCGTTGTTCTTGAAACGTCACGGAAGGGCGTCGAGCGGCTGCTGTCCAGGGGACGCGAGGCCTTGCGGGATAAACTGGGATCACGATGA
- a CDS encoding periplasmic heavy metal sensor — MHYLKRSLLALSVGLNVAFILFWGMQHFSGQNQTPLEKSRPSGDQFFAARYEGVQVTPEQWKALEPYALAFKTNTDRIRRETMQLRKQLLELLDKPVADEEVIRVIQQKILANQGDMKDEVLRLLLHEKSVLRPDQFSGLIQAIRDYGGRRPGFGIMTGGKPERD; from the coding sequence ATGCATTATTTGAAGCGGTCTTTGCTGGCCCTGTCGGTAGGATTGAACGTCGCTTTCATCCTGTTCTGGGGGATGCAGCATTTTTCCGGGCAGAATCAGACACCGCTGGAAAAGTCCCGCCCTTCTGGTGACCAGTTTTTTGCAGCGAGGTATGAAGGCGTGCAGGTGACTCCCGAACAATGGAAGGCACTGGAGCCCTATGCCTTGGCCTTCAAGACCAACACCGACCGCATCCGCCGGGAAACGATGCAGTTGCGAAAGCAGTTGCTTGAGTTGCTGGACAAACCCGTTGCCGATGAAGAGGTGATCCGAGTCATTCAGCAAAAGATTCTTGCGAACCAGGGCGACATGAAAGACGAGGTTCTTCGTCTCCTGCTCCATGAGAAAAGCGTGTTGCGGCCGGATCAGTTTTCCGGGTTGATCCAGGCGATTCGGGATTACGGAGGCCGCAGGCCCGGATTTGGGATAATGACCGGAGGAAAACCGGAACGGGATTAA
- a CDS encoding ABC transporter ATP-binding protein — MMNEAIAVEGLSKRFEGVQAVDGVSFAVERGELFGFLGPNGAGKTTTINMLTGLARPDSGNIRLCGVDCTQNPRVAQHLIGVVPDESNLYPELTGFENLCFCASLYGIRKDERREQAKALLRDFDLVKAADRKFGGYSKGMKRKLTIAAGIIHRPDILFLDEPTTGIDVASGRQIRQLVADLHQAGTTIFLTTHYIEEAERLCDRIAFIVAGRIVGVDSVEHLIQPLQGRHVLEITCQEALTEKVREGLSQAFPSLVISPPEQQSIRVESDSPVHVGPLVRRIEEQGFTVTEARRIRLSLEDVFVQITGIESGAMHHEKEMKGGKK, encoded by the coding sequence ATGATGAACGAAGCAATAGCGGTCGAAGGCCTGAGCAAGCGGTTTGAAGGAGTGCAGGCCGTGGACGGCGTGTCATTCGCCGTGGAGCGGGGAGAGCTGTTCGGATTTCTCGGGCCGAACGGGGCTGGAAAGACCACGACCATCAACATGCTCACCGGGTTGGCCCGCCCGGATTCCGGGAACATTCGACTCTGCGGCGTCGATTGCACCCAAAACCCGAGGGTCGCCCAGCACCTGATCGGCGTTGTCCCCGACGAGAGCAACCTCTACCCCGAGCTGACCGGGTTCGAGAACCTGTGTTTCTGCGCATCGCTGTATGGCATCCGGAAGGACGAGCGCCGGGAGCAGGCAAAGGCGCTGTTGCGCGATTTCGATCTCGTCAAGGCTGCCGACCGAAAGTTCGGCGGGTACTCCAAGGGGATGAAGCGGAAGCTCACCATCGCGGCGGGCATCATCCACCGGCCGGACATCCTGTTTCTCGACGAACCCACCACGGGCATCGACGTGGCCAGCGGACGCCAGATACGCCAGCTCGTGGCCGACCTGCATCAGGCCGGGACGACCATCTTCCTGACCACCCACTACATCGAGGAGGCCGAACGGCTCTGCGACCGCATCGCCTTCATCGTTGCCGGGCGCATCGTCGGCGTTGACTCGGTGGAACACCTGATCCAGCCCCTGCAAGGACGGCATGTCCTCGAAATCACCTGCCAGGAGGCCTTGACGGAAAAGGTTCGTGAAGGGTTGAGCCAGGCCTTCCCCTCGCTGGTTATCTCGCCCCCCGAGCAACAGTCGATCCGTGTGGAATCGGACTCCCCCGTGCATGTGGGGCCGTTGGTGCGCCGAATCGAGGAACAGGGATTCACGGTCACGGAAGCGCGTCGGATACGCCTCTCGCTTGAGGATGTTTTCGTGCAGATAACGGGCATAGAATCCGGTGCCATGCATCACGAGAAGGAGATGAAGGGGGGAAAGAAATGA
- a CDS encoding sulfite exporter TauE/SafE family protein gives MSLPVVLLAGVFFISLLLTMVGLGGGLVFSPLFVLLGMAKGEAAAASLFLNLTAAGSAAYAYSRKGMVDFSLSIPLILFSAAAAPIGAYLNTRIETKPFLMIMAVILFLAAVRMLFSPKGDDRTVERARTTKIIGGAIIGAVIGLMAGLLGIGGGVFIVPLLIFFLKIPTKTAAASSTFIVCFSSLTGFLGYASMGEVDWYFLLPAAVVAFLGGQAGARLMSTRLTGRTVRLLFSLLLFGLCAKLLHQGFYGV, from the coding sequence ATGAGCCTACCCGTTGTCTTGCTTGCAGGCGTATTTTTCATCTCACTCCTGCTGACCATGGTCGGTCTCGGCGGCGGGCTTGTCTTCTCGCCGCTGTTCGTGCTTCTGGGCATGGCGAAGGGCGAGGCGGCCGCCGCATCCCTGTTCCTGAACCTCACGGCTGCGGGATCGGCGGCGTACGCCTATTCGCGAAAGGGGATGGTCGATTTCTCCCTTTCGATCCCGCTGATCCTGTTTTCCGCAGCGGCCGCGCCGATCGGCGCTTACCTGAACACCCGGATCGAAACGAAACCGTTCCTGATGATCATGGCCGTCATTCTCTTTCTGGCGGCGGTGCGCATGCTGTTTTCGCCCAAGGGCGACGACCGGACGGTGGAGCGGGCAAGAACAACCAAAATTATCGGCGGGGCGATTATCGGCGCGGTCATCGGCCTGATGGCCGGGTTGCTGGGAATCGGAGGCGGGGTCTTCATCGTCCCCTTGCTTATCTTCTTCTTGAAAATTCCGACCAAGACGGCTGCCGCTTCATCCACCTTCATCGTCTGCTTTTCCTCACTCACCGGCTTCCTGGGATACGCATCCATGGGGGAGGTCGATTGGTATTTCCTGTTACCTGCGGCGGTGGTCGCCTTTCTCGGCGGTCAGGCCGGAGCGAGGCTGATGAGTACCAGGCTGACGGGCCGGACGGTCAGGCTCCTGTTCAGCCTGCTCCTGTTCGGATTGTGCGCCAAGCTGTTACATCAGGGTTTTTATGGGGTTTGA
- a CDS encoding TOBE domain-containing protein, whose product MTGFNRSDDGRILSIAEGEECLSHSQLNRLEDSFREWAGKSKRDDVRLSRLSVLLIFLLVRYTGAKLSEVLSINIHTDLDWARHLVIFRSNGNERAEPREVHISRSLADEIRGKIETLKSHKESERLLDLDPGFVRRKFYERALECGFPKRLGGPEAIRKARGVELMQSNIPLPAVQMMLGHSTPNLTSSYVAFSKDEIQAVAQRFLEKESGRKTSARNSFFGKVSEILRGDIQTRVVMETLEGNSIITVITNDSLERLGLSLGRLITAEVKAPLVILHGGEASPKCSTENRLRGVVTRITNGEVNTEYIVKISETTEICALVTSSPSSPFELNVGDCAWALFNCSAVVLHVD is encoded by the coding sequence ATGACAGGTTTCAACCGAAGTGATGATGGACGGATTCTTTCCATTGCGGAAGGAGAGGAGTGCCTGAGCCACTCCCAACTGAATCGATTGGAGGATTCTTTCCGGGAGTGGGCTGGAAAATCAAAACGCGACGATGTTCGTTTGTCCAGACTAAGCGTTTTGCTCATTTTCCTTCTGGTCAGGTATACGGGCGCAAAGTTGAGCGAAGTATTATCGATCAACATACATACCGATCTCGATTGGGCTCGCCATCTGGTGATTTTTCGTTCGAATGGGAATGAGAGAGCGGAACCGAGGGAAGTTCATATTTCACGATCTCTTGCCGACGAGATCAGGGGGAAGATCGAAACCTTGAAATCTCACAAGGAGTCAGAAAGACTGCTTGATTTGGACCCTGGTTTTGTTCGGCGCAAATTTTATGAACGGGCTTTGGAATGTGGGTTTCCAAAGCGGCTGGGCGGTCCGGAAGCCATCCGCAAGGCGAGAGGCGTGGAGTTGATGCAAAGCAACATCCCCTTGCCCGCTGTGCAGATGATGCTGGGGCACTCCACCCCCAATCTCACCTCGTCCTATGTCGCGTTCTCCAAGGATGAAATTCAAGCTGTTGCTCAGCGTTTTCTGGAAAAGGAATCCGGCCGCAAAACAAGCGCACGAAATAGTTTTTTTGGAAAAGTGTCAGAAATCTTGAGGGGCGACATACAAACACGCGTCGTTATGGAAACCCTAGAAGGGAACTCCATCATCACCGTAATCACGAATGACAGTTTGGAGCGGCTTGGCTTGAGCTTAGGCAGATTGATCACAGCCGAGGTAAAGGCTCCGCTGGTAATCTTGCATGGCGGTGAAGCATCTCCGAAATGCAGCACGGAAAACAGACTCAGGGGAGTGGTGACCAGAATAACCAATGGAGAGGTCAACACGGAATATATCGTCAAGATTTCTGAAACAACTGAAATATGCGCCCTTGTCACTTCCTCCCCAAGCTCACCCTTTGAATTAAATGTTGGAGACTGTGCATGGGCATTGTTTAATTGTTCCGCCGTGGTGCTTCACGTTGACTGA
- a CDS encoding DsrE family protein encodes MQVLIILSSNDPEVKWNTVRFGNFLLNEGEDVTLFLNASAVDLYAGDSDTFPIAEQAKMFALSEGVLVAUGKCLSIHGVDESEYVKLSSLKFLYAEMIKADRILNY; translated from the coding sequence ATACAAGTCTTGATCATTCTTTCCAGCAACGACCCGGAAGTGAAATGGAACACTGTCCGTTTCGGCAACTTCCTGTTGAATGAGGGCGAGGACGTCACGTTGTTCCTGAACGCCAGCGCCGTTGATTTGTATGCGGGCGATTCGGATACATTCCCGATCGCCGAACAGGCGAAGATGTTCGCCCTGAGTGAGGGCGTGCTGGTAGCCTGAGGGAAGTGCCTGAGCATCCACGGTGTGGATGAAAGCGAATACGTCAAGTTGTCCAGCCTGAAATTCCTGTATGCGGAAATGATAAAGGCAGACAGGATTCTCAACTACTAG
- a CDS encoding sulfite exporter TauE/SafE family protein encodes MYFQTADIEVALWIPPFVAFVISFFTSMGGVSGAFLLLPFQMSFIGYTNPSVSATNQVFNVVAIPSGVYRYWREGRMVWPLTWIVVLGTLPGVFIGAMVRVHYLPDPKHFKLFTACVLLYIGFKMVRDVLGNSNGGAKRESEARFREMVKRNTSPKGAAPAPATTVTCFNLKRLGFTFYGEAYDVSFWGIFLLSFIVGIVGGIYGIGGGSIIAPFFITFFELPVYIVAGAALMGTFVTSVAGVAFYQAIAPFYPNLSVAPDWLLGILFGAGGMAGMYLGARCQKFVPAKAIKWMLSGVMVFTAIKYILNFFGY; translated from the coding sequence ATGTACTTCCAAACTGCTGATATCGAAGTCGCGCTCTGGATTCCACCTTTTGTGGCGTTCGTCATTTCTTTTTTCACCTCAATGGGCGGCGTTTCCGGTGCCTTTCTGCTCTTGCCGTTTCAGATGTCCTTCATCGGGTATACGAATCCATCCGTCAGCGCCACCAACCAGGTGTTCAATGTCGTTGCCATCCCAAGCGGAGTATATCGTTACTGGCGCGAGGGGCGAATGGTGTGGCCGCTGACATGGATCGTCGTCCTCGGCACGCTGCCAGGTGTCTTTATCGGCGCCATGGTCAGGGTGCATTATTTGCCGGACCCGAAGCATTTCAAGCTGTTTACCGCCTGTGTGCTCCTATATATCGGGTTTAAAATGGTGAGGGACGTGCTGGGGAACTCAAATGGCGGGGCCAAGAGGGAAAGCGAAGCACGCTTTCGGGAAATGGTCAAACGAAACACTAGTCCGAAGGGGGCGGCGCCCGCGCCCGCCACGACAGTCACTTGTTTCAATCTAAAGCGACTCGGGTTCACGTTCTACGGGGAAGCCTATGACGTTTCATTCTGGGGAATTTTTCTTCTCAGTTTCATTGTCGGCATAGTGGGGGGGATTTACGGGATAGGAGGGGGATCAATAATCGCCCCGTTCTTTATTACTTTTTTCGAGCTTCCAGTCTATATCGTCGCAGGTGCCGCACTGATGGGAACCTTTGTCACATCGGTTGCAGGCGTCGCTTTTTACCAAGCCATCGCACCTTTCTACCCAAACCTTTCCGTGGCTCCCGACTGGCTGTTGGGAATACTGTTCGGAGCGGGAGGAATGGCGGGGATGTATCTTGGGGCTCGATGCCAAAAGTTTGTGCCAGCCAAGGCCATCAAGTGGATGCTGTCTGGCGTCATGGTGTTTACTGCGATCAAATACATTCTAAACTTTTTTGGATATTGA
- a CDS encoding integrase domain-containing protein, with product MKSISLVLGANRATLSGPRSKQHRIRQNAKAFAGRLREAGFGVRKWTNISNKHFAAVAAKMKEQGVGDGRIAEIFSAARHLCETYGNTRISPTNDVFGVKRGTIANANSKAVAPEFVLGAIAKLEAESSYEHGPRCAAQIRLQYELGLRREESAKVDLINDWDKEARTLHIQYGSKGGRPRTLHNLSDRQQDALERALPYVSQSDRPGIHNLMPSGMGDKWQEKLSYAARLCGFTKKESGWTLHSNRHERFHRMYVEHTGFQPPNQHESVEAFQKTARDTAGDEWPRLDAEARDDIEVTAGHSPGRRDVSDAYLGSSR from the coding sequence ATGAAATCCATCAGTCTGGTACTGGGCGCGAACAGGGCAACCCTGTCCGGCCCGCGCTCGAAACAGCACAGAATCCGGCAGAATGCCAAAGCCTTCGCAGGCCGGTTGCGTGAAGCCGGGTTTGGAGTCCGCAAATGGACCAACATTTCCAACAAGCATTTTGCGGCCGTGGCCGCCAAGATGAAAGAACAGGGCGTGGGTGACGGGCGCATAGCTGAAATTTTTTCGGCAGCCCGTCACCTGTGCGAAACTTACGGCAACACCCGCATCAGCCCGACCAACGACGTGTTCGGCGTGAAACGCGGGACCATTGCCAACGCCAACAGCAAGGCGGTTGCCCCTGAATTTGTCTTGGGGGCAATCGCCAAACTGGAAGCTGAATCCTCATATGAGCACGGTCCCCGGTGTGCCGCTCAGATCCGACTTCAGTACGAACTGGGGCTCCGACGAGAAGAATCGGCGAAAGTCGATCTGATCAACGATTGGGACAAGGAAGCCCGCACTCTTCACATCCAGTATGGCTCGAAGGGTGGGCGCCCTAGGACGCTGCACAATCTCTCCGATCGGCAGCAGGATGCTCTTGAGAGAGCTCTGCCATACGTCAGTCAATCCGACAGGCCGGGGATTCATAATCTCATGCCGAGCGGGATGGGCGACAAATGGCAGGAAAAGCTGTCCTACGCGGCTAGGCTTTGCGGCTTCACCAAGAAGGAAAGCGGGTGGACGCTGCACAGCAACCGTCATGAGCGGTTTCATCGCATGTACGTCGAGCACACGGGTTTCCAGCCGCCCAACCAGCACGAATCCGTGGAAGCCTTCCAAAAGACCGCGCGGGACACGGCTGGGGACGAATGGCCCCGGCTCGACGCCGAAGCCCGTGACGACATCGAAGTCACTGCAGGCCATTCCCCTGGCCGCCGTGACGTATCCGATGCCTACCTTGGCAGTTCCCGTTAG
- a CDS encoding tyrosine-type recombinase/integrase encodes MPYKEGKRWRGVVRFTPTHGPIIRRTKFFETKRQAGDWEGETVKALKVADQRNPAKADVIGRALTVTEWANRYLDHVEATMCRKTYNEKRLAFQRLGAFLRDDRSLVGRISLHVALEHLAMVSRTVTGNSANKDRKNLAAAWVWGIKYLNLDRDNPFQHVDRFPEDRHPRYVPPLDDFRKVVHLAGPRRRQLLLLAFHTAPRRSELWKLKWSEVDFGSGLVGYWTRKRRSGNAEFDELPMSAGLRAKLAEWKLVSGAEDLVFGNRFNGLLDPNNRWLKRLCAEAGVKPFGFHGIRHLAARVAIDNGATIMEVKHLLRHKSIATTQRYILRTKKTTGAVDALDAALVDAVGGRVRKNDTCG; translated from the coding sequence ATGCCCTACAAGGAAGGAAAACGGTGGAGGGGTGTGGTGCGTTTCACCCCGACACATGGTCCGATCATCAGGCGCACGAAGTTCTTTGAAACCAAGAGACAGGCAGGGGATTGGGAAGGCGAAACCGTCAAGGCATTGAAGGTGGCCGACCAGAGAAACCCTGCCAAGGCCGATGTGATTGGCCGGGCTCTGACCGTGACGGAATGGGCGAATCGTTACCTCGATCACGTCGAGGCCACGATGTGCCGGAAGACCTACAACGAAAAACGGTTGGCTTTCCAGCGGCTGGGGGCTTTCCTCAGGGACGACCGGTCGCTGGTTGGGCGAATCAGTCTTCACGTGGCTCTGGAGCATCTGGCCATGGTCTCCAGGACGGTAACCGGGAATTCGGCGAACAAGGATCGCAAGAATCTCGCCGCTGCCTGGGTGTGGGGAATCAAGTACCTCAATCTGGACAGGGACAATCCCTTCCAGCATGTGGACAGGTTCCCCGAGGATCGCCACCCGCGCTACGTCCCGCCGCTGGACGATTTCCGCAAGGTGGTGCACCTGGCGGGACCTCGTCGTAGGCAACTGCTGTTGCTGGCCTTCCATACCGCGCCGCGCAGGAGCGAGCTTTGGAAACTCAAGTGGAGCGAGGTCGACTTCGGATCAGGGCTTGTCGGCTACTGGACAAGGAAGCGGCGAAGCGGAAACGCGGAATTCGATGAGCTCCCCATGTCCGCAGGGCTTCGAGCCAAGCTGGCCGAATGGAAGCTGGTGTCCGGCGCCGAGGATCTGGTCTTCGGCAATCGGTTCAACGGTCTTCTGGACCCGAACAATCGGTGGCTGAAGCGGTTGTGCGCCGAAGCCGGGGTGAAGCCGTTCGGCTTTCATGGCATCCGTCACCTGGCGGCCCGAGTGGCTATCGACAACGGTGCGACCATCATGGAAGTGAAGCATCTGCTTCGGCACAAGTCCATCGCCACGACCCAGCGCTACATCCTCCGGACGAAGAAGACCACCGGTGCCGTGGATGCCCTGGATGCAGCATTGGTCGATGCGGTCGGAGGCCGAGTCCGGAAAAATGACACTTGCGGGTGA
- a CDS encoding ArsR/SmtB family transcription factor gives MVNFEKQASMFKVLSVGTRIRILELLKGGPLCVNALAKRLGVTPSAVSQNLRILRDADLVVADKQGYFVHYGINRQTMTELRSLANGVFSMPNLL, from the coding sequence ATGGTCAATTTTGAAAAACAAGCCAGTATGTTCAAAGTCCTCTCGGTCGGCACTCGCATACGGATACTGGAGCTGCTGAAAGGCGGCCCTTTGTGCGTAAACGCCTTGGCGAAGAGGCTGGGCGTCACTCCTTCAGCCGTATCCCAGAACCTGCGCATCCTGAGGGATGCGGACCTCGTTGTTGCGGACAAGCAGGGCTATTTCGTGCATTACGGGATTAACCGGCAGACCATGACGGAATTGCGGTCCCTCGCGAACGGGGTGTTCAGCATGCCAAATTTGTTGTGA
- a CDS encoding helix-turn-helix domain-containing protein has translation MAEDDDVDLTPVKTPEQLLKEEVGLYLKIVRENRHKPLRWVAQKLGCSSSFISQIEKGDASIPLDRVLDFSLAYDLPVPEFVRIVLVTMHNDTYRALMSILENDPEMANAANSCHTIANPKERAKRRKALNPGLSSKSLQRMREFILENQKPTYGKPVAGDS, from the coding sequence ATGGCCGAAGATGACGACGTTGACCTCACCCCTGTGAAGACCCCGGAACAATTGTTGAAAGAAGAAGTCGGGCTTTATCTGAAGATTGTCCGGGAGAATCGGCACAAGCCCCTCAGATGGGTCGCCCAGAAATTGGGGTGCTCCAGCTCGTTCATATCCCAGATCGAAAAGGGGGACGCTTCGATTCCACTGGATCGGGTACTCGACTTCTCCCTTGCCTATGACCTTCCTGTTCCGGAGTTCGTTCGAATCGTTCTCGTCACCATGCACAACGACACGTATAGAGCGCTGATGAGCATACTGGAGAATGACCCGGAAATGGCTAATGCCGCCAACAGTTGCCACACGATTGCAAATCCCAAAGAACGAGCCAAGCGGCGCAAAGCTCTCAACCCTGGGCTGAGTTCAAAATCGCTTCAACGAATGCGGGAATTCATCTTGGAAAACCAAAAGCCGACGTATGGAAAGCCGGTGGCAGGTGATTCGTGA
- a CDS encoding anti-sigma factor family protein: MERHLDGCASCRERLAGLEALDAPLASLSIPEMPGDLGYRIMARASREYFDTPKKGGFRVIARRWLGSTATASALAAGLLLGGLLGWNSHGNPVSERTMMQTEKTVFASLSAAPGGSIEAAVLAGFSDGGRL; the protein is encoded by the coding sequence ATGGAACGTCATCTGGACGGGTGTGCGTCATGCCGGGAGCGTCTTGCCGGGTTGGAGGCATTGGATGCGCCTCTTGCTTCCCTGAGCATTCCGGAGATGCCGGGCGATCTGGGATACCGGATCATGGCCCGGGCTTCGCGGGAGTATTTCGACACCCCGAAAAAGGGAGGCTTCCGGGTGATCGCCCGCAGGTGGCTGGGGTCGACGGCCACGGCGTCAGCCTTGGCGGCAGGCCTGCTTCTGGGCGGCCTGCTCGGGTGGAACAGCCACGGCAATCCGGTTTCGGAACGGACTATGATGCAGACGGAGAAAACGGTCTTCGCGTCCCTGAGCGCCGCTCCCGGCGGGTCGATCGAAGCCGCAGTGCTGGCCGGATTCAGCGACGGGGGGAGGTTGTAA
- a CDS encoding helix-turn-helix domain-containing protein: MSNALKVKDVARILNCSESLVRTPAMLAALGAFRIGKRGIRFHHELLKAYIARGQLGHAEKAPISDEGGSRSDLTDRHGIW; encoded by the coding sequence ATGTCGAACGCATTGAAGGTCAAGGATGTCGCCCGAATTCTGAATTGTTCGGAAAGCCTGGTCAGGACTCCGGCCATGCTTGCCGCGCTGGGGGCTTTTCGGATCGGTAAACGGGGCATCCGATTTCACCATGAGCTGCTCAAGGCGTACATCGCCAGGGGACAGCTCGGCCATGCAGAAAAGGCGCCAATCTCGGACGAAGGCGGAAGCCGGTCCGATTTGACGGATCGTCATGGCATTTGGTAA